A region of the Dickeya chrysanthemi NCPPB 402 genome:
ACCAGCTCATCGCGAGGCATCCGCGCCAGCGCATTGGCCGCAGCCAGAGCGAATGGCAATACCTGAGCTCGTTCAAGAACCGGGTTTTTGAGCCCACGAGCCTGAAGCTCGCCCCCCTTATACTCTCTGGCGGTAAACAGAACCTCTCTGGCGAGATCCAACCCCAGACGACGGGGAAGAATCAGGGTTGACCCGGCTCCCGGCGTGAATCCGTAGCGCATATAAGGACTGTAATAGACGCTTTCCTGACTGAAAACCGCCTCATCACAGAACATGCCCACAGCCCAGCCAGGGCCAATACCGTGCCCCTGCATGGCGGCAATCACCGGGATATCGCACTCCAGCGGTAAGGCAAAGATTTTCTCATCGGTAAACCTGGCGCTTCCCTTTTGGATCGCCTGCAACGTTTCCAGCGTACCGCCGCTGGCAAAATAGTGGCCATACCCGGTCAGCACGACCACCTTATAGCGTTGATTGTGGCGAATATGCGCAAAGACCTCGTCAAAACCGGCAACAAACGCTTTCGAGAACTTATTACGACTTTCCCGCTCACATAGCCGAACCAGCAAAACGCCATTGTCATAGACTTCCGCATCGATAACCGGAGAATTGAGTGCCACCTTGCGCGGCTCGCCCGGCGGTAACTCTAATTGCCCGGCCTCAAATGCCTGTAACTTGTCTTCCGTCAGAACCACGAATTCATCGGTTTCGGGTGCGGCATTCCCGACGGCAAAAGCAACGGGGCTTTCGGCCAGCGCAACGGACTGACGAGTCAACCCGGCGGCTAAATGCCGCTTTAATTGAACCAACGCCTCTCTGGGTACCGTCGCCAACTCCTGCGCCAGCTTCAGACTTTCCCCGGCCACTTCCGCCGATGGGAAAACCGGCATCAACACCCCCAGTTCTTTCAGATGACGCCCTTCAATTCCCCGCCAATCCGTCAACAATATCTGCGCCGCGGCGGGCGAAAAACGCTCGCTCAGCAGATGATATAACTGCTGCGATACCACTTGTTTGCGGCTGACATACTGATAGCGGCCAGTGGTGCTCAAGACGGCAAAATCGCACAGGCAGACAAACAACCACGCGTAGCCTTTGCAATCCCCGGGCACAGAGGCAATCACGGGAAAAGGCAATTCCAGAACGGCACGATACAGTGCTTGTTGCCAAAACAGCGTGGCATCGTCTTCAAGGGCGGGCAGAAAACGGTGTTCTCCCCCGCTGAGTAACAACACGCTGATGTCTTTTCTGCTTTTTATTTCATTGAATAGATGGAGAAGCTGACTGAGCCGAGCCGTTTCCGAAGCCTCCTCTTCCGGCAAGTAGCCATCAGCGTCATGCAGTTGAAGACAAAATATTCCCTGGCCTTCATCCGTTAAATGAAAGGGAGAGTGCGGCGCATTTAGGCTCGAAACCTGAAATGACTCCGCCTGGAATGTCTGCAAAGAAGCCAGCACCCGCTTGCCTTCGGTGCGCTCCGCGGATGTGTGGCCGACCGCTGCGTTTGTTGAGGATAACGTTGCGCTTGTCGGCGTCACGGCGACAGACGGGACAGACGGGACAGAGCCATGATTGCTGCTGACCGGCGTCGAATCGCCATTGTCATCAGGTAACCAGTACCGTTCTTGCTCGAACGGATAAAGCGGCAAGCCTGCCACACGTTGGCGCGGAGCCTGATACCATGCAGTCCAGTCGATTTGCCGACCTTCGAGCCATTGCCCCGCCAGCCCGCGTAAATCACGCTGCTGAATAAAAGCCTCGATTTCCGCCTGCTGCCGCTTGCTGTTGCCCTTGTTTTTCTCTCCTTGTGTAACCGTGCCGGTAAGGTAACTTTGAGCAAACGTATTCCGGTTCAGATAATCATTCAGCCCGGTGAGTATCTCTGCATCACTTCTTCCGGCAATAGCCAGGCGATGGCCTAAAGATTCACGCCCCAGTTGTAACGTATAAGCAATGTCTTTTAACTCACTGCCGGTCAGATGCGGGTGTTGCTGAATATAGGCGTTGAGTTGCCGGGCCAGGTCATGCAATTGCGCCTCGCTTCTGGCAGAAAGCAGTAATAACGCCGGCTCAGCATTCGATTCCAGGGGAGCACCCACCGGCGACACGTCTGCAGGCCGGAATTCTTCAAGCACCATGTGGACATTGGTGCCGCTAAAACCAAAAGAGCTGACTGCGGCTATTCGTCTTCCCTGGGCGTTCGGTTGCCAGTCCTGCACCTGGGTATTGACGACAAAGGGCGTGTCTTCAAAGGGAATCAGCGGATTCGGCTTTTCAAAGTTCACGCTGGGAGCCAGCTTGCGGTGCTTGAAAGACAACAGCAGTTTGATCAGCGCGCTGACGCCGGAAGCATGGACACAATGGCCGATGTTACTTTTTACCGATCCAATCGCACAAAAACCGGTTCGCGGCGTCTGTCTGCGGAAGGCATCGGTTAGAGCCGTAATCTCGATGGGATCACCCAGCTTCGTACCGGTACCGTGCGCCTCAATATAGGTCAACTCATCAGCACTGAGGTGCAACGCATCGTATACCTGGCAAATCAAATCGGTCTGCGAACGGCTGCTTGGCGCGGTAATCCCGTTCGTCTTACCGTCCTGATTCATGGCCGACCCTTTGATCACACTGTAAATGTGGTCTTTATCGTCAATGGCATCCTGCAACCGCTTGAGGATCACGATCCCCACCGCCTCGCCCGGCACAAAACCATCAGCCCGGTGATCAAACGGCTTACAACGCCCATCGGCCGATAACATCCCGGCTTTCGCGCACAAAATGTGGAAGTTGGCGGTAGTATGGATTGATACGCCCCCGGCAATAGCCATGTCCACAGCGCCGTTTCTCAGGCTTTCACACGCCAAATGTACGGCTGCCAAGGACGATGAAGAGGCGGTATCGATCGCCATCGCCGGGCCTTTCATGTCCATAAAATAGGCAATGCGGGCGGCCAGGATCGATGAATCGTTCCCCATAAATGAGGAGGCATCCAGCGGGATACCATGCTGTCGTAGATTAACCTGATAGTCGCCGGCATCGGCACCGGCATAAACAGCCCATTTTTTGTCTTTTATTTCACGGTTGGCATACCCTGCATCCTCCAGCGCGTGCCAGCTTTCCTGTAAAAACAGACGTTGCTGAGGGTCCATTTGCCGGGCTTCTTTGCCGGAAATACCGAAAAAAGACGCATCGAACTGATCAATATCCTCAATAAAACCGCCCCATCGGCCATAGGTTTTATTGGGTTTCGTGCGGTCTTCATCAAAATAGTCGGCGATATTCCAGCGCGTTGCCGGCACGTCGGAAATACAGGTGCCGCCCTCCAGCAACAAAGACCAGAACGCATCAACATTCGCCACGCCGGGGAAACGTGCGGACATACCGATGACGGCGATATCCCCCTCATAGACATCCCCCTCATAGATGTGCCGTGCCATCTTGGGGGCCGCATCGGTTTTGTGCGCGCTCTGTCTTGTCGGGCTGTCTTCTCTGCCTGGCGCCGCGTCATCCGGCGTATCAACGACCGGCCATTCCGACTGCATACGCGTCACAATGTCATGCTGATAATTTGCCATCAGATAACGGCGTAAATCATTCACGCAGCCATAATCGAAAAGCACGGTACTGGGAAGTTTTATCGCAAACGCACCGTTCAGTTTTACCACCAGATTAATTGCCGCGAAGGAGTCAACGCCATATTCGGAAAATGCTTTAGCTTCGTCGATATCAACCGTTTTCTTCAGGCATTCCCGCAGATTCTTCACGACAACGATGTTGATATAATTCAGGATGGCGTCTTCGTCGGTAACGACGGGTTGCGACACTTTCTCTTGTTCTGCCTGTAGATACGCTGCCGAACCCTGCTCCGACGCCGACCGGAGAACCGGTAATCGTCCGCGATGATCAGCGATTTGCTGCATCAGGCTCGTGTCTGCCGGCAGCAACCATTGCTGCGGAGCCGCTTCAGATTCAGATTGAGCATGATCAGTCGAATCAATAGGTTGTGATGATGGAGTAAAAACCAATTCGGCCAGGACGGCAGCGGGTATGGTGTAAATCCCTACACTGGAAGATTCAGGTACATACGTGATGGCCTTGATACTGCGCAGGAAATTTTCAGCCGGCTTGTTTTTATCACTGGCCACAAATCGGATTTCAACGATCGCCTTCTTCCGTTCCAGCGCTTGTCGCCCAAGGGCATTCAACATCTGATATTCAACACCACGCCCCAGTACGCGGCAACTGATCAATCCCCCATCAACCGATAACACCGTTTCCCGCTCGGAGAACAAGCACAAACCGCAAACACCATAATCACCGAATCGATCGGCGACACGAATGCTCAGACAACCCTGTTCCGGACTTTGAATTTTGGCAACGATATCGGCAACGGAGTATGGCGCTTTGGCAAAGTTAAACTGATTGGTGCGATGCGTCAGTTGAGACAATCTTTCCGCCTGATCCGGTGTCGCCGGCTCGATGGTAATGTCAAGCGCCAGCCCACGAATGAATGCTTCCATGCTGAATACACTCTGACGAAACGCTTCACGCTGAACCTGCTCCTGATACATATGCGTACGTTTCGTGTCTTCATTCGTTCGGTGTCGTCCCTGATCAAAGGCCCAGACATGAGCAAGAAATCCCGGAATGTCGTCGCTATTATCAGGCAGGCGTAAACTTAATACCTGTGGGCAGCCGGCAGAGACCTCTGCACATTCGATCGGGCTATCATCAAGAAAAACAAAGCTATCCAGGCCAAGGTTGAGTGTTTTTGCCAGATGTTGAAGATTAGCGGACTTGGCATTCCAGTTGATTTGGGTATCAACAAAATCATCCCACTGCAAAATCATGTCGTCACGACTATCGAATACGTGTCTGACATCCTCATGATTATTCTTGCTCACCAGACATAACAGCATGCCCTGCTCTTTCTGCCGTAACATGAACTGTTGCAACGCACGATAATTCGAATCGATTTCGACGCCTTCGGCCCCCAGTTCACCCACCACGCCGGACCAAAGCGTGTTATCGCAATCAAGGGCGATCACTTTATAAGGGGAACGCCGGAAGGCATGGATGTGACGAACCAGCACCGATGCGATGACGTCAAAAAACGCGGGTATATAAGGAATGTGCCCCATCTCGTCACGAACGGCATCGTGATATTCGGTGACATCATAAGCGGCTGCCAACTCGCTGTTCAGATCAATGCCGATAATGTCCGTCTTATCCCCCAGAATTTGTTGCATCATCTGAGGTATGTTGTTGAGCAACTCGGCAGAAAACCGCACTTTCATCTCAGGAGACGGCGGGCACAGCACGAAGAGCGTAGGCCCCCGGCGGCTATGTTGCGTTTCTCTGACCAGCGTCAGCAATTCCTTAACGTTATCGCTGATCGCCTGCTCAAATGACGTCAGGCGATGCTGATTATCCGTATCGGCGACAGGGCGCCTGGCATAAAAATTGGCTAAACCTGAAGACTTCAGCATCTCCTCTTCAACCGTCGCCAATTCAAAGCCTTTATCCCGCAGCAATTGGGCTATCTTATTCGCTGTCGTACCTTCTTTATCATGAACCTCAACGACAACCTGACGAATATTCGGCCATATTTCATCGGTAATGCTACTGAGAATGTCCCATTCGCATTTTTCAGCATCCACTTTCAGCAAACCAATCGTCTCAATATGATGCTCTTGCATAATACTGGCTAACGAGCGCATCCTGACCTGATAGGTTTGTTTTTGCAGACGATCACCGATCATGTCATCCAGATGATCCCGAATGGCTTCACTATCGGTATCGCTGAAACGCTTGGTTACCTCATTTTCCATCGATTTTTTCAGCGCTTCGCCATCTTCTGTTTCATCGGTATGAAACCCTGACCAAACCGAAGCGTTCGGGTAAAAAACAAACTCGGCTTCGCCGTCCTTATCGGCAATACCGGCTTGCAATGCTTTCGCCTGAGGTGCATACAATGCAAGGTTCTTTCGGAGAATCTCGTAAGAAATCGGCGAAGGTTCGCAAGAAAAAATACGTAAATCAGGACATTGAGTGGCAGCAAACAGAGAGAACATGCCGATGTTGCCGCCAATATCGACTATCACCTCTCCCGGCTCAAAAGAAATGCCGTGCTTCACGTATGTTTTCTCTACGAAAATCTCTTCATAGAGATAGCTGGTTTCATACGATTTAAGATGTGCTATCTCCATACCGTTAGGCAGTACAAAGCGTTCACAATCCGTCAAATGCCGCTCAATTTGCGCCGAAGAAACCTTAGGTAACCCATTTTTTCTGGTAGGGGCTGTTCTCGTTCCGTTAGCAACCAGATCGTCTAACCGACAGATAATCGCATTGACGCCGTCAGTATTCGCAGCGAATACACTTTGTTGGCCAAGAAGCGCCTGATAAACCTGGTTGTATGGCGCAAAGTGAATCTGATCCTGCCAGTTCAGCCGAGAGAACCATGCCTGCAAAGGTTCTGCGATCGGTTCCGCAGTAAAGGTTGCGGCAATAGCCCATGATTGCCCGGCGATACGCGTTGTTTGATTTGGCTGACCAATATTCGGTTGGCCGGCCGGTTGTTCGACTTTTTCTACTCCTACAGCCTGCTCATACGACCCGACGCGTTGATATGAGCGAATATGTACCCCATGCATTTCCACCACTATCTCTCCCGACTCATTAGCTAAGAACACATCAAAAACGCGCGTCTCGGTGGTGTCTGAAACAGGCTGTCTGGGTACGACAAATACGTCGCACGTTGGCGTTAACTGTGTATGAATGACGATATTTTCCAACGAGAAAGGGACATAAATCTGATGTTGATGATTGGGTAGTCGGCTTTCCCTGGCGCCAAGCAAGACTGTTTGGATTGCAGCATCGAGTATGTAAGGTGAAGGAAGATCCGTCAGATTCGCCTCATCAGCCACGATCCGCCCCCAAAACAGATCCTGGCTATAGTGAAACGCGTCCAGACACTGAAACGGTTCCCCATAGTTGATTCCGCCGGCCAGAAACAAACGGTAAATTTCATCGCGGTTCAGTCGGTGAGTGAAAGCGTGAGATGACGTATCAGGAAGACGAAAAACAGGTTCTTCGGCATGATGGGTCGCCGGTTTTTTAATTAAATCAGGTCCATTGTTTAAACCTGAAAAAACAACACCTGTCGCATGACGTTTTGTCGCTTTTCCCGGCACCGTGGATGTGACCCAATAGGTTATGCCCTCTCCCTCGGTATCCAGATGAACATTAACCTGACATTCGCCCGCCGCAATCGTAAGGGGTGCAAACCATACCGCATCTTTTACCTGCAAAGGATAAAGAGAAATCTGATGATGACTTTGCTTGTTATCCAGAAGCGAGGCTGCGACAAAATGAAGGTATCCCATCGCGGGCAGGATGGGTTCACTCGATACTATGTGCCCGGAAATAATAAGATGGCTATTATTTAACATGTACTTCGACATCACGACCTCCTTGTCACCAATATGCTTAAACAATTTTGGTTAAATCCCGAAATCTTCGTCCCTGAAAGTTTCGCTATTGATAAACAACAATAAAAAACCAGCTATTCACACCCCAAGAAAAGATTAATTCCGATATTGGGAAACCAAAAGAAAACCCGGAAAAAAAAGGAAAAACTGGGTGTGAAACGAGTCAACAGGTTATTAAATACAAAGCACATACATCCGTTATCAGCGTGTTACAGATATGTTTTACTCTCAATAGGAAAATTATTTCAAATCATTTCAACCATTAAAAAAATCGTTTTTAATCAAAAAAAACAGAGAAGTAATGGCTACAAACAGCAATAAAATTCGGGGTATAACAAGCTGAATTGAACAATTTTAGCCATCACAAAAAATATATTTCCAGACGGGCTGAGTGATGCCGAACGGCACGCAAAACCTTCTCCATCGTACGGTGCCCAATACAAAAACATGCCGATATAACATTAAATCACTACACATCAACGACATATCTGTCGTGAATTTTCTGCTATGGGTTGCTACTACAGCCTGTAGCTACCGAAAAGCTCAGTACTTTACAGCAACCATCGGCCTATTTCCCGGTAAGGAGCAGATGAAGATATGAGGAATTGTTGAGTACGAAAATTATAAAAATCAACGTCTCGCTTTTATTATCAAGAACACTGATTGACACCGCTTTCTTCACTGATATAGAGTTGCCCGTAAGTTACACATAAGTTAAATAGATAAAGTCACGCTCATTTATTATAATGAAAATAGCCATATAAAAAGTAATTTAGATTACAGGAACCCGGTAACACAGCTTCTCTATAATTATAATGTTTAATAAAGTAATTACATAAGGTTATCAGTAATAACCAACAGATTCTGTTTATCGCAACATGACAGGTATAAGCACAGAGACGAACAATCAAAATAATCAGTTAATCTTTTGTGTTTCATTACTCGTCGATAATTTTCTTTAGGTAATAGTGATTTTATTTTTAGATAATTTTTTCTATCTGTAGTTATTTTTATTTAAGTCAGTCATGCACAAGTAAGGAGCACCACATGAGCTACAAGAGTAAGGAAGATATTTTCAATATTATCGTGCATAACTTACTGGAAATCCTCCCTTATCTGGATACCAGTACCATTACGCCGGAGCGGAGCATGAAGGACTTGGGGGCCAATTCAATTGACCGGGCGGATATTCTGCTCTCCAGTATGGAAACCCTCGATCTCATATTCCCTCTCCATGAAGCCGGCGATCTCAAAAACATCGGAGAATTAGTAGATTTCTTGCACGCTAAAGCGCAGTAGCCATCCAAACTATGCAGATCTTCTGGCGAAGATGGCCTTTCAGTGAATCAAAGCAGGATGCGTATGATGCACAATGTCGTTGTGACCGGCTTAGGCATAGCCGCGGCGAATGGAATCGGAATACCCGCTTTTACCCAATCATTGAAAACAGGTATCAGTGGAATCAGCAGGCATGCCGGCGAATACCCAGAAATCAAGGCAAGCCTGTCTGATTACAACTATAAAGCCGCATTAACGTCTTTATCGCTCACTCAGGAAACGCTGAACGATGCTTTACGCCTGGGTGCCAGAGTACCGCTGAGCGCCCAGATATCGCTCGCTACGGCACTTGAAGCCTGGCGTTCTGCCTTTGCCGACGAATGTCCTTACCCGCCAGAGCAAAGAGGCATCATCATTGCCGGACACAACATCGAGCAAAAATATCAGTATCAAGTCCGGCAATCCTTCACCGACCAACCTGAGTTTGTTCCTGCCAGCTACGCACTGTACTTCATGGACACCAACCAGTTAGGTTTGCTCAGCGAGCTCTTCACTATCCGTGGAGAAGGCTGCACCGTTGGCGGCGCGTCGGCCAGCGGAAACGCCGGCATTATCCAGGCATACCGACAAGTCGCATCGGGAATCACTCAGTCTTGCCTGGTAGTCGGAGCAATGGCGGATTTATCTCCCCCGGAGGTACAGGCATTCAAAAACAGCGGCGCTTTGCTGGCTGAAAGCGATTCGGGTGATCCAACACAGCTCTGTCGCCCCTTTGACCAACAGCGAAAAGGGTTTGTTTACGGTCAGGGGTGTGCCTGTCTGCTGCTGGAAAATGAACAAAGCGCGCGTAAACGCCACGCACCAATTTGGGGACGCATCCTCGGCGGCAGTATCTGTCTGGATGCCAATCGAGGTAGCAATCCAAGTTGTGAAGGCGAATCCCGGGTAATGGCACAGGCATTGCAGGCTGCGGGTTGTGCCTATGATTCTGTCGACTATATCAATACGCATGGCACCAGTTCACTGATGGGAGATGAAACTGAAATCGCCGCCATCAAGCACGTTTTTGGCCCTTATCATCGCCAGATTTGGCTTAACTCAACCAAAAGCCTCACGGGGCACTGTCTGTACGCCGCCGCCGCGGTAGAAGCGGTAGCCACATTGGTTCAAATGAGAGAACGCTTTCTCCATCCCAATCTGAACCTGGAAACCCCCATCAACAATGAATGCCGTTTTGTCGGGCAACATGCTCAACGCCAGGACATCAACATCGCATTGAATAACGCCTTCGGTTTCGGCGGCATTAATACCTGTGTTGTTTGGGAGCACGTCAACCAATAGCGTTTACCTAATTTAGCGTAAGAGGGACCTTATGATTTCCGTTGGAATTGAAGCGATAAACGCGTTTTGTGGTACAAGCTACATTAATGTCAGAGAGCTGGCGCAGCACCGCCGGCTGGATATGTCCCGTTTTGACAATCTCTTGATGAAGCAAAAAACGGTGAGTTTGCCTTGTGAAGATCCCGTCAGCTTTGCCGTCAATGCAGCAAAACCCCTCCTGGATGCGCTAAGTGAGCAGGAAAAAAACAGTATTGAATTGTTGATCACCTGTACAGAATCGGGAATCGACTTCGGCAAGTCAATCAGTACCTATGTTCACCACTATCTGGGGCTAAAGCGAAACTGTCGGTTGTTCGAACTGAAAACAGCCTGTTACTCCGGCGTCGCCGGTTTGCAAATGGCTATCAATACCATCCTCTCCCAGACATCTCCCGGCAGTAAAGCGTTGGTTATTGCCACCGATATGACGCGATTCATTCTGGAAGAAGAAAATAGCGACCATACCAGCCAGGACTGGTCTTTTGCCGAGCCAAGCGGTGGCTCCGGCGCTATTGCCATGCTGGTCAGCGACACCCCTCACGTTTTTCAGATCGATGCGGGGGCAAACGGCTATTACGGTTATGAAGTAATGGATACCTGTAGGCCAGTCCCGGATAAAGAAACCGGTGATTCCGACCTGTCATTACTGGCTTATCTGGAATGTTGTGAAAAAGCCTATCTGGAGTACGAAAAACGCGTTGCCGGCATTGATTATGTCAATACCTTTGGTTATCTGGCATTTCATACGCCTTTTGGTGGAATGGTCAAAGGCGCTCACCGCAACATGATGCGTAAAATGGTACGCGCTACGCCGCAGGATACGGAAGCCGATTTTAACCGTCGCGTGGCTCCCGGTCTGAATTATTGTCAACGGGTCGGCAATATCATGGGGGCAACATTAGCCCTTTCTCTACTCAGTACCTTATCCAATGCGGATATTCAGTCACCACAACGGATTGGGTGCTTTTCCTACGGTTCGGGATGCTGCTCAGAGTTTTTCAGCGGTGTCGTGACTCCTGAAGGCTGCCGGCGTGTCAGACAAATGGACATTGGCGCTCATCTTGACAGACGTCGTGAACTCACAATGGGTGAATATGATGCGTTGCTTTACGGCAACCATGGAGTCCGCTTCGGTACTAAAAATGTCACGCTGGATCTGAGTCTCTTTCCTCAAATCCATTCAGGCCCTCAGAACACCCATCATCTCGTACTAAGCCGAATCAACGAATTTCACCGTGAATATGAGTGGGTCTGACGATGGCATTTTACCAAACAATCCGCTTGAGGCAGGAAGGTCCGGTGCTATACCTGCAGATACATCGACCTGAAGCCAATAACACCATCAATGAAAACTTTGCGATAGAGTGCCGGGAGGTTATCCGGCAATACCGCGATAGCATCAGCATATTAGTCGTTGAAGGATTACCCGAAGTCTTTTGCTTTGGTGCCGATTTACACGCCATAGAACAAGGTAATATTGCCGGAAATAGCAGTGGTGGCCGCCCTCAGGACCCAGAGATATTGTATGAAGTCTGGCAGGATATGATGAGTGGGCCTTACATCAGCATCGCCCATGTCAGAGGCAAAGCCAACGCAGGAGGAATCGGTTTCGTTGCCGCCAGCGATATCGTTATTGCGGACACCCGGGCCCTGTTCAGTTTATCTGAAATGTTGTTCGGTTTGCTGCCTGCCTGTGTACTTCCTTTTCTGGTGCACAAAATAGGAAAACAAAAAGCGCATTACATGACGCTAATGACAAAACCGGTGTCAGCAGAGCAAGCTTACCGCTGGGGTTTAGTCGACGATTATGGTAACGACAGCGACCTGATCCTCAAGAAGCACATACAACGGCTTAACTGTTTATCGAAGCGTGCCATTACACGTTACAAATCATACATGAGCGAGCTGGTTACTCTCACTCGCGATCAGAAACCGGCAGCTCTCGCCTTGAATGTGGAAATTTTTTCCGATCAAGAGAATCTCAATAAAATCTCCCGTTATATCCAAACGGGGAAATATCCTTGGGAGGAATAAAGCAATGGCCACAAATGTTGTTGATTTTCAAGAAATAGAACCGGGAATTGTGTATGTAAAAATGCAGGACAAAATCCACAAAAATACATTCTCCCGAGCATTGGTCTACGAGCTAATCCAGGTATTTAAGCATATTGAAACATCAGACCACTATAAAGCAGTCATCCTGACAGGTTACGACAGCTATTTTGCTACAGGGGGAACGCAGGAAGACCTGTTCGCGTTACAAGAGGGAAAAGGAAAATTTACTGATACCAATATTTATAGCTTACCTCTGGAATGTCCGATTCCCGTTATTTCCGCTATGCAAGGGCACGCCGTCGGAGGTGGCTTGGTGATGGGGCTGTTTGCCGACTTTGTCATTATGAGTCAGGAAAGCATTTATACCGCCAATTTCATGAAATACGGCTTTACTCCCGGTATGGGAGGAACACTGATCGTACCGGAGAAATTAGGATTGGCTCTGGGACAAGAGATATTGATGTTGGGTAATAATTATCGAGGTGAAGAGCTGAGGCAGCGAGGCATTCCCTTTCCGGTTTACCCAAGGGAACAAGTTGTAGAGGCCGCATTGTCCAGAGCCAGGGATCTGGTCAAAAAACCACGAACATCACTTGTCACGTTAAAGACTCATCTGACTCAGTACCTTCGGAGTAAGCTACCTGAGTACACGGCACAGGAAGTCATCATGCATGAGAAAACCTTTTTTCAACCGGAGGTCAGACAAAACATATCCAGGTTATTCAGCAATTAAGATAATTCAGTACACCCAGCGAAAATGCGGACGTACTGAATATCAGAACGTTGATGAATAAATCGTTTTTTACAACTATCTCAATCAGCATACAATAGATCTGTGTATATCCTGACTATTTGCAGTGAAGAAAAACGCAATAAAACGTCAATGTCAGGATTACGGTAACAAGCCAATCTCTTTACTAAAACATAATAGACACTGATTTATAAAACATCGAAGCAGCAAAAAGTGAGATAACGAGTGAAGCGCCACGATAAAACACCGTTGGTTTTAGTCTTGGCTGGCTTGAGGCTTGGCTGAGATTAATCAACGTACCGGAGTAAATCCACATGCATGATATGGGTAACAACGCCAAAAACAGGCAAAGCATCGCCTGAATATAGCTGTCTTGATATATGAAGGCTGATGGAGGGATGATGGAGTCAGCGAAGAAAAAGGCCTTGGGGTTGAGTAAGGTCGTGATAAAAACCGTACTGAAAGTGATCTTCTCACTGGTTTGATGAAGAGAAAACCTCCACACTTTCACCGCTAAATACACGACATAACATGCCGATAATATCTTTATGATGTTCAGTACCGGGTTTCCATGTTGTGCCAAATAGTTAAACAGCAATCCCC
Encoded here:
- a CDS encoding acyl carrier protein; the encoded protein is MSYKSKEDIFNIIVHNLLEILPYLDTSTITPERSMKDLGANSIDRADILLSSMETLDLIFPLHEAGDLKNIGELVDFLHAKAQ
- a CDS encoding LysE family translocator, whose amino-acid sequence is MIHGIEYVKITLYIALFLSMPGPTNTLLLCSGYTQGFVKSIKLTLSEWLGYLLAVTAWGLLFNYLAQHGNPVLNIIKILSACYVVYLAVKVWRFSLHQTSEKITFSTVFITTLLNPKAFFFADSIIPPSAFIYQDSYIQAMLCLFLALLPISCMWIYSGTLINLSQASSQPRLKPTVFYRGASLVISLFAASMFYKSVSIMF
- a CDS encoding hydroxymethylglutaryl-CoA synthase family protein; translation: MISVGIEAINAFCGTSYINVRELAQHRRLDMSRFDNLLMKQKTVSLPCEDPVSFAVNAAKPLLDALSEQEKNSIELLITCTESGIDFGKSISTYVHHYLGLKRNCRLFELKTACYSGVAGLQMAINTILSQTSPGSKALVIATDMTRFILEEENSDHTSQDWSFAEPSGGSGAIAMLVSDTPHVFQIDAGANGYYGYEVMDTCRPVPDKETGDSDLSLLAYLECCEKAYLEYEKRVAGIDYVNTFGYLAFHTPFGGMVKGAHRNMMRKMVRATPQDTEADFNRRVAPGLNYCQRVGNIMGATLALSLLSTLSNADIQSPQRIGCFSYGSGCCSEFFSGVVTPEGCRRVRQMDIGAHLDRRRELTMGEYDALLYGNHGVRFGTKNVTLDLSLFPQIHSGPQNTHHLVLSRINEFHREYEWV
- a CDS encoding enoyl-CoA hydratase/isomerase codes for the protein MAFYQTIRLRQEGPVLYLQIHRPEANNTINENFAIECREVIRQYRDSISILVVEGLPEVFCFGADLHAIEQGNIAGNSSGGRPQDPEILYEVWQDMMSGPYISIAHVRGKANAGGIGFVAASDIVIADTRALFSLSEMLFGLLPACVLPFLVHKIGKQKAHYMTLMTKPVSAEQAYRWGLVDDYGNDSDLILKKHIQRLNCLSKRAITRYKSYMSELVTLTRDQKPAALALNVEIFSDQENLNKISRYIQTGKYPWEE
- a CDS encoding beta-ketoacyl synthase N-terminal-like domain-containing protein, with product MMHNVVVTGLGIAAANGIGIPAFTQSLKTGISGISRHAGEYPEIKASLSDYNYKAALTSLSLTQETLNDALRLGARVPLSAQISLATALEAWRSAFADECPYPPEQRGIIIAGHNIEQKYQYQVRQSFTDQPEFVPASYALYFMDTNQLGLLSELFTIRGEGCTVGGASASGNAGIIQAYRQVASGITQSCLVVGAMADLSPPEVQAFKNSGALLAESDSGDPTQLCRPFDQQRKGFVYGQGCACLLLENEQSARKRHAPIWGRILGGSICLDANRGSNPSCEGESRVMAQALQAAGCAYDSVDYINTHGTSSLMGDETEIAAIKHVFGPYHRQIWLNSTKSLTGHCLYAAAAVEAVATLVQMRERFLHPNLNLETPINNECRFVGQHAQRQDINIALNNAFGFGGINTCVVWEHVNQ
- a CDS encoding polyketide synthase gives rise to the protein MATNVVDFQEIEPGIVYVKMQDKIHKNTFSRALVYELIQVFKHIETSDHYKAVILTGYDSYFATGGTQEDLFALQEGKGKFTDTNIYSLPLECPIPVISAMQGHAVGGGLVMGLFADFVIMSQESIYTANFMKYGFTPGMGGTLIVPEKLGLALGQEILMLGNNYRGEELRQRGIPFPVYPREQVVEAALSRARDLVKKPRTSLVTLKTHLTQYLRSKLPEYTAQEVIMHEKTFFQPEVRQNISRLFSN